Genomic segment of Candidatus Protochlamydia amoebophila UWE25:
TAAACATAAGCTTGAAACATTGAGCCAAGTTGGAATGGATTATATTAAGCTTGGGCAAGCTTCAACAACTCTTTCGGGAGGAGAAGCTCAACGTATCAAATTGGCTAAAGAACTTGTTAGACCAGCGACGGGTAAGACTTTATATATCTTAGATGAGCCTACGACAGGCCTCCATTTTCATGATATCAAACATCTTCTTGAAGTTCTACATGCTTTAGTCGAGAAAGGTAATACTGTTTTAGTGATCGAACACAACATGGATGTTGTCAAAACAGCTGACTGGATTATTGATTTAGGTCCAGAAGGAGGAGCTGGAGGAGGGCAAATTATTGCCACTGGAAATCCAGAAAAAATTGCTAAGATGAAAACTCCCACAGGAATAGCCGTTAATTATGCACTTTATCCTGAGATAGAAAAAAAAATAGCAACTGCTCTCGAGACAAGTAAAAAACGGCGCAAAACCAAAAAGCAAAGAGAGGCTCTCTTAATTAAAGACATCAATGTAATAGGTGCTGAACAAAACAATCTCAAACAAATTTCTGTGACTATCCCCCGTGAAAAAATTACTGTCTGCACAGGCCCTTCCGGATCTGGAAAATCTTCTTTAGCCTTTGAGACCATTTATGCAGAAGGACAAAGGCGTTATATTGAATCTTTATCTCCTTACGCTCGTCAATTTGTCAAACAAATGCCAAAGCCTAAAGTGGGACAGGTAAGTGGTCTTTCGCCTGCTATTGCAATTGAACAAAAAGCTCATGCAGGAAATCCTCGTAGCACTGTTGGGACTTTGACAGAAATTTACGATTACTTACGCATCTTATTTTCAAGGTTGGGAATAGCACATTGCCCCGAAACAGGAGAAGTTATTAAATCCATTAGCAAAGAACTCGTTGTCGAACGTATTCTATCCTATCCCGAAAATCAACGATTACAAATTTTAGCCCCCATAGAATTAAATAAAAACGAGAAATTTGAAGATTTAATTCTTAAATTTAATCGACAAGGTTTTCTACGCATTCGATTAAATGGAGAATTTTACTCTCTGGAACAAGATCAAATAAATCAAATTCCTTTTGATCGAAAACGTAAAAACCAACTTTTCTTGGTCATCGATCGTTTAAAAACAAATTCATCCATCAAAGCTCGCTTATTTGAAGCCATTGAAAATGCGACTTCAATTGGAGATGGAAAAGTTGTTGTAATGAAAGAAGATGAAGATATTCCTTTTAACCTTTCTTTTGCTGTTGAAAGTACAGGTAAATCTTACCCTGAAATTACACCTCATACCTTTGCTTTCAATACTCATGAGGGAATGTGTGTGGATTGCCAAGGACTTGGTTACCAATATGGCGCTAACTTTGCGCGTAACACTGAAATGACATCTTATTCAGTTATTGGATTAATGCGACATCTCTGGCAGCAAGCATTCACTCGTCATGCTTTTGCTTATATGGAACACATTCTCGATGAAGAAGGGATTGATCCTCATGTTCCACTTAATCAACTACCAATCGATAAAATCCAATTTCTAATGCAAGGTTCTTCGGAGGAACGCTGGTATACAAATGCGTCCGGACTTCGTTACCGATGGATAGGAATTGATCAGGTTCTCGCAAAAGCTGGAAAAAACGCAGCATCAGAAAAAAAAGAAGCGATTATTCCCCTTTTACAAGAACAAACATGCATCTCTTGCCAAGGTGCAAGAATCAATCCGCTCGCAAGAAACGTCACCATTCACAATCATTCTATTCATGACATTTGTTCAATGCCAATTGAACAAACTTTAAATTTCATTAAAAAGCTTAAACTTTGCCCACAAGATAAAAAACTTCTAGAAGAAGTTCACACACAACTTATCAATCGTTTAAGTTTTCTTTGTGAAGTAGGACTTCATTATTTATCTCTTGAACGTCGAGCCCCCACATTAAGCGGTGGAGAAGCACAAAGAATTCGATTGGCCCGCCAGTTAGGAAGCGGATTGACGGGTGTTCTGTATGTTCTTGATGAACCAACCATTGGACTCCATCCTCATGATAATGCCAAATTAAATGCAGCATTAAAAAAACTTAAAGATCTTGGAAATACTTTACTCATGGTTGAACATGATCCGTTGACTATTGAAACAGCAGATTATCTTCTCGATTTCGGCCCAGCCTCTGGAGAGCATGGGGGACATGTCACCGCAAGAGGAAGCTTTAAGCAAATTTTAAAAAGTACAACTTCTTTGACTGGAGCTTATCTGTCTGGTAAGAAAAAAATTCCTATTCTCTCCAGAAGACGCTCAATTGATCAGGAACAAATCGTTATTCAACACACAAAGAAAAATAATTTAAAATCTATTAGTGTTGAAATCCCTATAGCTGCTTTGACCTGTTTAACAGGGGTATCTGGTTCAGGTAAGTCTACGTTATTGCACCAAGTTTTGCTTCCCGCTCTTGAAAAAAGACAAAATCACGATATTGTCGAAATCGAAGGAGCCATAGTGTCTGGCTTATCACATTTTGATAAAGTGATTTCGATTGATCAAGATCCTATTGGAACAACAGTTCGTTCAGACGTTTGCACCTACGTCGATGTTTTGACTCGCATTCGTGAGTTTTTTGTCTCTTTGCCAGCTGCTCGAACAAAAGGACTTCAACCCAAAAATTTTAGTTATAATCATCGTAAAGGGATGTGCACAGGCTGCTGGGGACTGGGATATCGACGAGTCGAAATGCATTTTCTTCCTGCAGTTAAAGTAACCTGTGAAGATTGCCAAGGATTAAGGTTAAATCCTATAAGTTTGGAAGTTACTTATGCAGGAAAAAATTTAGGACAATATCTTAATACAACGATCGATGAAGCACGGGTAATTTTTCAAAATCATCCTCGAATTGTCAGAATTTTAGATACACTGATCGCTGTCGGACTTGGCTATTTAAAGCTAGGGCAAGAAACAGCTAGTTTATCGGGAGGAGAAGCACAAAGGTTAAAATTGAGTCGAGAATTAGCTAAAAGATCAACGGGACGTACCTTATATCTCCTCGATGAACCAACAACAGGCTTACACAGTGATGACATCTATAAACTTTTACAAGTTCTGCATCGTTTGGTTGATAAAGGGAATACGATGATTATCATTGAACATCATTTAGACATAATCAAAAATGCTGACTATATTATTGATTTAGGCCCAGAAGCTGGGGAAAAAGGTGGGAAAGTCTTGGGAAAAGGAACGCCCGAACAAATCGCTCAACTCTCTTCTTCCTGGACAGGACATTATTTAAAAAATGTATTATCAATTTGATTCAAGTTACATAAATAATTGAAGTTTAAAGTTTGACTAAAAATTGAAGCAAAATGATATGATCAAATCCAAAATTTTAAGTTAATATTTTTAACAGTTAAAGATTTAGCTCATTAATTAAAAAATTTAATTTCTGACTCATCGAACATTAAAGGATTTAAATCAATGATAAACGCCTATTAAAATGCAAAAAAATTTAGATTATTTAAAAAATACTCAATTTATTTTTATTGCCAGTAAGCTTCTAAATAGCCCTTTAGGAGCGATGTATAATCTTTTGTCTTTTATAATTTGCAAGCAGCTTGATGCAACCCCCTTTCAAATTACTTTACTAATTAGTTCTAAGCCTCTTGTAGCTCTTATTTCTTTTTATAGTTCTGTTTTTATCAAAAACAGGCCTGAACGACTCAAATCATTAATTATCAGTTCCACAATATTGAGTTTTATTCCTTGTTTTGCTTTTCCTTTTGTCACTAATTGTTGGTTTTTTATTTTTGCTTTCGCTCTCTTTATGATGTCAGCGAAAGCCATGCTTCCTGCTTGGGCTGAAATTTTTAAACGAAATATTGGCCCAGAAGGAAGAAGCGCTATTTTTTCTAAGGGATCCACAGTTAATTATCTCGCTAACATCTTTGTTCCTCTATTATTAGCGCCAATTTTAGATTACTATCCCTCAATTTGGACAGAAATATTTTTTATTTTGGCTCTTATTCAACTCGCTCACGTAGTTTTTTTACTTCGTTTAAAAGTCCGTTTAGAAAAGCATGAATCATCATCATTTGCTCCCAATTCTTTCTCTTTTCGATCCGTCATATTTGATCCGTGGAAAAATAGCTGGCAATTAATGAAGCAACGACCTGATTTTCGCAACTACCAAATCGTTTTTTTATTGGGAGGAACGGGTTTAATTCTTTCGCAACCTGTTTTACCTCTTTTTTTTGAGCAAATTCTACACTTATCGTATACTCAACTTATCTTTGCTGTCTCATTATGTAAAGGAATAGGATTTGCTATCACCTCTCCTTTATGGGCTAACGCATTTAATCGCATCTCTATTAATTTATTTAATTTCTTTGTCACGGCATTAGCTGGCCTATTTGCTATTGTTTTAGCTACTATCCAGCAAGAAGTTTTATGGCTTTATTTAGCCTATTTGATTTATGGCATTATGCAAGCGGGAAGTGAGATGAGTTGGCATTTAGCAGGTCCTCAATTTGCCAAACAAGAAGACAGTACATTATACACAAGTGTAAACATAGCTATGATCGGTTTAAGAGGATGTATAGCTCCCTTTATTGGGGAGCTTCTTTTCTGCACAACGAATTTTAGTGTGGTATTTTTCTGTAGTGCAGGGTGTTGCTTAGCTGGAGCTTTTTACTCCTACTGGCTTGAATTTCAAGATCGAAAAGCAGATAATCTTACATTTTCTGCTGTTGAGTAACCAATTTTAAACTCCTTTTAACAACAACTAAAGGCACGATTAGCTAGACAGCCTTTTAGTTTGGGCTTTAATTTCACTCTTTTTCACTTCATTTTTTAAAATTTCTTTTTTAAATATTGCATGTTTGAGGTCTATCGATTTTACTTCTTGTCGGATCAAGTCTTCTTTTTTTCTGCGCTCTTGCTCATTCCTAGTCTCTTGCATATCGCGTAGAAATTTAAGAATTTGCTTACCTGGAATGTTTTTCATCTTATAAATCAAACAATCAATTGTCATGGTTTGATCTTTTTTTGTAGAAATTTTGGCTAAATAGTCGCGGACGAAACTTTTAGTTGTCTCATGCGGCGGAATTTTATGATCTTTTTTTTCATTCTCTAAAGAGTTTTCACTTAAATTTAATGCCTCCATGGCAATAGCGGACATTCTTTCAGAATCATCATCAGATAGCACACAATAACTAAGCTGCTTTCCCTCGATATTTAACTCATTTTGTTTTTTTAAACTTTCTACAATTTGAGAACTTGCGCAAATAAAAGTCTGATCCCCTTTTTCAACAACTGCCACAAAGCGATTGTTTTCAGCCCATTTTTCAATTTTTTCAAGATCTCGAGTTAGATCAATCTTTTTTAATCGATTATTCTTTTTTGAGACGACGAATAAGTTTGCTGCTACCTCTACATTTGTATCATAAAAATTACCATTCACCATGTTTACGACAAAATCAATAGATAGTTCGACCATATATAGCTCCCTCTTATTATTACATTAATAGTAACATTTATTATAAAAAATAAAAAAATTTATGACAACAAATTACACAAATAAAAAAATTATAATTGATAATATTATTTAAATATTTATACTTTTATAGTATAAAATAAATAATGAAAATTTGAGTTGCACATCTTGGCAGGTTTTCAGCTGCCATCTCGCAATAAAATTGAAACAGTAAACGTCACGTGATATTTTAATTCCCACGAACATATACAGTGACTCTTGATCGTACAAGGATAAACCTAGAAATATTAAATATTTCCGAAAACGTTAATTTCATGCATTTTGCGCTAAAACTAGAATTGCTCAAAAATTCTTTGTTTTTAATAAAAACCTATTTTAAACGATTGTTGTACTTTTTCTCATTTTTCTCTCACCTTTAAATACCAATGAGAGTTAAAACTACTTTGAAAACATATGAATAAAAGGATAAAAGATGAAGTTCCCTTATTTATCAAAAAGGCGTGCAGATAATATTTCTAATGGAATTTTCCTAATTTTATTAGGTATTTTATTTTACACTAAAATGTGGTGGCCGAGCATCTTATTTGTTTTGGGTATTACATTTGGTTTAAGGCAATACTTAATGGGCAGACGATTAGATTTTTTTGTGACAGTGGCTTTGGTTGCCGTTTTAGGATTTATTACATTGATTGGAATGGCATTTTCTTTTTTTCTACCTATTTTGCTTATGGGAACAGGGTTTTATCTCGTCTGGCGAGAATACTCCTTTCATAATGGCGTTGTGCATTTAAAAAGAGAGGATTTAAACGATTAATAAAAAGTTTCAATAGGAAAAATAAATGAATAATCGACTGATTCATATTGGTGAAATTCAAAGATAAAATGAACAAAAATGATATCTTTTTTAAAACCATTGAATCGTTATCAATATGTTTGGTTTGAAATGAATCCTGGAAAAAAATTCTTATCTAGGGAACAAGTGAGAAAGCGATTGTTGCAGCCCATATTTATTGGAAATATGATCTATTTAGAACATTTTAGAATATTAAAGTGCGGATCTTGGTAATACATTTCCAGAAGAGATGAAATAGAAACAAATGTTTTATTTTGTCAAATGGAAACATTTTATTCTTCAATAAAGGTGTATATTTTGAAGAAGAGCTAGACTATATAATTGTGTTGTCCATAATACCTTTTTAGAAACTTGCGATTTATGGCAATATTTGCAACAAACAAACCAGCTTTAATAATCGATTTGATTTAATATGCCCCATTCTTTTCCTGATTATTCTTTTACCTGTCCTTTCTGCAAGAACAACTGCAAACTATCGTTTGCTCAGTGTCCTGCTTTTTGCCCATTCTGTGGTAAATCGCAAAAAAATGAATCGACAGGTTTACCTATTCAATCTGATTTTTATCAAATCATTAAAAGCATTGGCAAAGGAGGAATGGGAGAGGTTTTTTTAGCCTACGATCCTTGTTATGAAAGACAAATTGCTATCAAAAAAATCCGCTCAGACCTTCTTGAACATCCTCAAATTAAAAAGCGCTTTTTAAAAGAAGCCCATATGACCTCGCAATTAACCCACCCAGCCATTATTCCCATTTACACAATTCGATCGGATGCCGATACAGCTTATTATACAATGCCTTTTGTAGAAGGAGATACACTTAAGCAAATCATCCGAAAAACCAAACTACAGGAAAAAAATGGGGAAACATTAGATTATCTTGGTGGATCCATTTTGGCTTTAATGAGAGTGTTTATTACAATCTGCCAGGCTGTTGCTTACGCTCATTCGAAAGGAGTGCTACACCGGGATCTAAAACCAGAAAATATCATCATTGGAAAATATGGAGAAGTCCTAATTTTAGATTGGGGATTAGCCAAATTTATTGATCAGTCTCCTGAAGAAGAATTGTTGGCCTCTTTTCCAGAATCTCTCACTAAACAAAAAGATATTACTAAAATTGGAAAAGTTGTAG
This window contains:
- a CDS encoding MFS transporter, producing MQKNLDYLKNTQFIFIASKLLNSPLGAMYNLLSFIICKQLDATPFQITLLISSKPLVALISFYSSVFIKNRPERLKSLIISSTILSFIPCFAFPFVTNCWFFIFAFALFMMSAKAMLPAWAEIFKRNIGPEGRSAIFSKGSTVNYLANIFVPLLLAPILDYYPSIWTEIFFILALIQLAHVVFLLRLKVRLEKHESSSFAPNSFSFRSVIFDPWKNSWQLMKQRPDFRNYQIVFLLGGTGLILSQPVLPLFFEQILHLSYTQLIFAVSLCKGIGFAITSPLWANAFNRISINLFNFFVTALAGLFAIVLATIQQEVLWLYLAYLIYGIMQAGSEMSWHLAGPQFAKQEDSTLYTSVNIAMIGLRGCIAPFIGELLFCTTNFSVVFFCSAGCCLAGAFYSYWLEFQDRKADNLTFSAVE
- the uvrA gene encoding excinuclease ABC subunit UvrA, whose amino-acid sequence is MMNQENIVLKKVRVHNLKTVDLTLEKNELIVFTGVSGSGKSSLAFDTIYTEGQRRYVESLSTFARRQLGELSKPDLEHASGISPTISIEQKTAGKNPRSTVGTLTEIYDYLRVLYARIGIPHCPVSGEAVTPQSRERIIKSVQNLPPKTKIIILAPYAKAKKAEFKEDFQELIRKGFMRARVDGHFVNLTDELTLDGNVTHDVDVVIDRLTIENNALSRIADSLTQALQLGQGVCSILDAESKNEQLFSMHAYSPQSGLSYSSLEPHDFSFNSPSGMCPRCQGMGNIHEFNLDLVIDPNLSIANNCCSIASPYQTVRYGNIYDNLAEQYHFSVNTPWKNLSASARKVYLFGTEKKWTRMHFVHPITGARWTDHIQWKGVLHDAHTRFSEAKSENYRKKMQKVMSIQICPECEGTRLKPYPAATLLGGQRISKLTSMTIFDCSVFFENLKLSPQDSLIAGELLKEIRQRLQFLLEVGLHYLTLERTAPTLSGGEAQRVRLASQIGCGLVGITYILDEPSIGLHPRDNRKLIDTLKHLRDMGNTVIVVEHDEETIWEADRIVDFGPGAGVKGGRILVNGDLSDLFNQSESITGAYLTGRKQIDIPKKRRKASKDFLEIKGAQHHNLKSIDVKIPLGLFVAVTGVSGSGKSSLITDILYPALSNALHGGEHAVGNHQMIQGLEAIDKVIAIDQSPIGRNPRSNPATYIKLFDEIRDLFSQLPESQARGYKAGRFSFNVKDGSCSHCEGMGMIKIDMDFMEDAWDDCPLCKTKRFDSETLSVLYKGKNIHDILEMDVCDALEFFTNIPSIKHKLETLSQVGMDYIKLGQASTTLSGGEAQRIKLAKELVRPATGKTLYILDEPTTGLHFHDIKHLLEVLHALVEKGNTVLVIEHNMDVVKTADWIIDLGPEGGAGGGQIIATGNPEKIAKMKTPTGIAVNYALYPEIEKKIATALETSKKRRKTKKQREALLIKDINVIGAEQNNLKQISVTIPREKITVCTGPSGSGKSSLAFETIYAEGQRRYIESLSPYARQFVKQMPKPKVGQVSGLSPAIAIEQKAHAGNPRSTVGTLTEIYDYLRILFSRLGIAHCPETGEVIKSISKELVVERILSYPENQRLQILAPIELNKNEKFEDLILKFNRQGFLRIRLNGEFYSLEQDQINQIPFDRKRKNQLFLVIDRLKTNSSIKARLFEAIENATSIGDGKVVVMKEDEDIPFNLSFAVESTGKSYPEITPHTFAFNTHEGMCVDCQGLGYQYGANFARNTEMTSYSVIGLMRHLWQQAFTRHAFAYMEHILDEEGIDPHVPLNQLPIDKIQFLMQGSSEERWYTNASGLRYRWIGIDQVLAKAGKNAASEKKEAIIPLLQEQTCISCQGARINPLARNVTIHNHSIHDICSMPIEQTLNFIKKLKLCPQDKKLLEEVHTQLINRLSFLCEVGLHYLSLERRAPTLSGGEAQRIRLARQLGSGLTGVLYVLDEPTIGLHPHDNAKLNAALKKLKDLGNTLLMVEHDPLTIETADYLLDFGPASGEHGGHVTARGSFKQILKSTTSLTGAYLSGKKKIPILSRRRSIDQEQIVIQHTKKNNLKSISVEIPIAALTCLTGVSGSGKSTLLHQVLLPALEKRQNHDIVEIEGAIVSGLSHFDKVISIDQDPIGTTVRSDVCTYVDVLTRIREFFVSLPAARTKGLQPKNFSYNHRKGMCTGCWGLGYRRVEMHFLPAVKVTCEDCQGLRLNPISLEVTYAGKNLGQYLNTTIDEARVIFQNHPRIVRILDTLIAVGLGYLKLGQETASLSGGEAQRLKLSRELAKRSTGRTLYLLDEPTTGLHSDDIYKLLQVLHRLVDKGNTMIIIEHHLDIIKNADYIIDLGPEAGEKGGKVLGKGTPEQIAQLSSSWTGHYLKNVLSI